One Triplophysa rosa linkage group LG9, Trosa_1v2, whole genome shotgun sequence genomic window carries:
- the inaa gene encoding internexin neuronal intermediate filament protein, alpha a produces the protein MSYGSNQYTSSSYRRIFGESPRFTGSPSRMSNVSSRSSVSSSGFRSQSVSRSSASPPAYYKRSGRSSSFSPVHFDTVDFSQASVVNNEFKIVRTNEKEQLQGLNDRFAMFIEKVRNLEQHNKVLETELVSLRQRQNEPSRLAELYQQEIRDLRAQLDEVSSEKSHILIERDSIEEDSHKLRGKFEDEIRAREEAEQTLRSYKKDVDDATMVRVDLERKLESLLDEINFLKKVHDEEVADLTSMIQAAQISVEVELSKPDLTSALKEIRGQYEVIASKNQQSAEEWYKSKFASLNEQAIKTSEAMRATREEINDYRRQLQSKTIEIETLRGTNESLERQIREMEDAHNTEVAGYQETFGQLDLELRNTKSEMAHHLREYQDLLNVKMALDIEIAAYRKLLEGEETHFSSGVHFSSAPSISYGYQSHSISTSTRNPKKEKEEETQPKSKAAAKRDENTEETAVIKKTEKSDNVDVNSN, from the exons ATGAGCTACGGGTCGAACCAGTACACGTCCTCATCCTACAGAAGGATATTTGGGGAAAGCCCTCGCTTTACGGGTTCCCCTTCTAGAATGAGCAATGTTTCTTCGCGGAGTTCCGTGTCTTCCAGCGGTTTCAGGTCTCAGTCGGTATCCCGCAGCAGCGCATCTCCTCCGGCGTACTACAAGAGATCTGGTCGATCGTCTTCTTTCTCCCCGGTCCATTTCGACACCGTGGACTTTTCGCAAGCATCCGTGGTAAACAACGAGTTCAAAATCGTCCGAACCAATGAAAAGGAACAACTGCAGGGTCTCAATGACCGTTTCGCAATGTTTATTGAGAAAGTGCGCAATCTGGAGCAGCACAATAAAGTGCTGGAGACCGAACTTGTGAGTCTGCGCCAGAGGCAGAACGAGCCGTCTAGACTTGCTGAACTCTATCAGCAAGAGATCAGAGATCTGCGAGCCCAGCTGGATGAAGTGAGCAGTGAAAAGTCCCATATTCTTATTGAACGAGACAGCATAGAGGAAGACTCGCATAAACTCCGAGGAAAGTTCGAGGACGAGATCAGAGCACGAGAAGAGGCCGAGCAGACTCTCAGGTCGTACAAAAAGGACGTGGATGATGCCACGATGGTGCGAGTGGACCTGGAAAGAAAACTCGAGTCCCTTTTGGACGAGATCAATTTTCTGAAGAAGGTGCATGACGAAGAGGTGGCGGATTTGACGAGTATGATCCAGGCAGCCCAGATATCTGTGGAAGTGGAGTTGTCTAAGCCCGATCTCACGTCGGCCCTCAAAGAGATCCGTGGCCAGTACGAAGTCATTGCGTCTAAAAACCAACAGTCCGCTGAAGAATGGTACAAATCAAAGTTTGCCAGTCTGAACGAACAAGCCATTAAAACCAGCGAGGCTATGAGAGCCACAAGGGAGGAGATCAATGACTACAGAAGACAACTGCAATCTAAAACCATCGAAATTGAAACACTGAGAGGAACAAACGAATCACTTGAACGACAGATCCGTGAGATGGAAGATGCGCACAATACCGAGGTCGCAGGTTATCAG GAAACATTTGGGCAGCTGGACCTCGAGCTTAGAAACACAAAGAGTGAAATGGCTCATCACCTCAGAGAGTACCAGGACCTTCTGAATGTCAAGATGGCGCTCGACATTGAAATTGCAGCATACAG GAAACTACTGGAGGGTGAAGAAACCCACTTCAGTTCTGGGGTGCATTTCTCCAGCGCACCCAGCATTAGTTACGGGTATCAGAGTCACTCCATTTCTACCTCAACTCGCAATCccaagaaagagaaagaggaagagaCACAGCCTAAATCCAAAGCAGCTGCTAAGCGAGATGAAAATACTGAGGAAACAGCTGTCATTAAGAAGACAGAAAAAAGTGATAATGTTGATGTTAATTCCAACTAG